The DNA region AACAGCTAATATAAAATTAATATCATTTTCTTGACAGATTTTTATACCTTCTTTAACTAAGCTTAAGCGCGGGTTAGGTCTTACTCCGCCTAATTCTATAAAGTCAACACCTGCTAGTTCTAAAGACTTAACAAGCTTTGCATAAAGACCATATTTTTTTATGCTTCCTCCACCATAATGTAATAATATCTTATCAGCATATTTTTTCGTCTCTTTTCCAATATCATTTTCCCTATCTCTACCAAAAATAATTTTAGTAGTATTATGAAACTCAAAATTCTGCATAATGCACTCCTCCTATTCAAGATCAAATGTTTTATTAGATAAATAAGTAACACAAACACCTATTAATCCTGGCCCTGCATGAACAGCTATAGCTGGACCAACTTCCCCAAAAAATGTGCCTTTAACATTAGAAAGCTTTTTAAATTTATCTATTAAAGCCTGAGCTTCTTCTTCTGCATTCGCATGTAATACATCTACATAACATAAACCGTCCTTTACTTTTTCTTTAAGATTATTAAATAGTTTGTTTAGCGATGCCTTTCTACTTCGAGCCTTATCAATGGTGTAATATACACCTTCTTCATTGATAGAAATTATAGGTTTAATGTTTAACAATTCTCCAATTGTACCTCTTACCCTACCTATCCTGCCACCAGCTTTAAGATATTTTAGGGTTCCCACAACAAAATTCAAATTAACATCATCTGTTTTGTTTTTTATGTTTTCAACCATTTCTTCAAAACCTAATTTTCCTTCGTCAATAAGATTACGTGCATACAAAACTAATCTACCCAAACCTAAAGAAAGAAGTTTTGAATCTATAACTTCAATTTTTAAACCTTCTACGCCTTCACTAGCCATTTTACATACATTATATGTACCACTAAGACCACTGGATATAAGTATTGCTATTACATGTGTAAAGCCTTTATCTTTTAATTCTTCAAATTTTGATTGCATTTCTGCAGGAGAAGGCATTGATGTGGAAGGGATTTCCTCCTCGAATCTATCATATATTTCTTTAGGACTTATATCTATTCTGTCCTGATATTCATTGTCCTTATAAATTATTTTTAATGGCCAAACCTCAATTGAAAATTTGTCTAATAAATCCTTAGGTAAATCACAAGTACTGTCAGTAATTAAAGCAATTTTATTTTCCATAATATATCTCCTTTTTTATATTGATTATTTAAACGTTATTTATGTCTAATAAATCTTATATGAATTTCTTAGTATTTATTTCTTTGCTTTATACTTTAATCAAATATTTTAAAAAAATATTCTTTATTAAGTTTTCTTTCTTAGTAATTATTATACCCTCCTTTTAAAACCTTACTATTAATAAGAGTAAAAAACCAAAAAATATATAAGATTATATAGCCGTATAATAAGAATAAAGCTATTAATAATAGATTAAACACAGATGATACATTTTCCTGCTTATTTTAAAAAATTCAACAAAATTTATCAAAAAATTAAGTTGAATAATAAATCTACCTTAGTGAAATTATATAAAAAAGTATTATAAATTACAAATAGGAGGCTATATAAATAATGAAGAAAATATTAACAATTCCAATACTTTTCATTACTATTATCTTATTACTAAGTTCCTGTATTGACCAAGAAAGAACGCAATCAGTAGAACCCTTAACTTCTTCTATCTTTAGGATGGCAGAAGTAAGATATGCACGTTTATTAGAAAATACTGAGGTGAAATCAGGAGCCAGCGTAAACCATCAAACCCTTACAACATTACAAGCTAATGAAGTAGTTAGAGTACTTGGTAGATTAGATGATTGGTATGTTATTAGATTTGATAACTTTCGAGTTGGAGTAATTGATTCTACACATACTGAACCTGTTGTAAGAGATGGGCGTCGTAGACCAGGAACAAGAGAACCTAGTGAAAGACCGATAGATGAAAGAGCAGATGTAGAAGAACCTATTAGTCCTGATCCTGATGAAACTGGAACAGATCCTGATAGAAATGGAGAAATAGAAGAACCAAGAGATCCAGCACTTAGACCAGAACCCACTCCAGAACCTACGCCAGAACCTACTCCCGAACCGGAAGAACAAACTCCTCCAGTAAGGGATGAACCTATAGAAGCAGCAACAGATCAAGAAAGACAATTAATTAACCTAGTCAATCAAGAACGTAGGCGCTATGGTTTGCCAGAATTAATAGAAGATCCTGAATTATCAAGAGTAGCTAGAGTAAAAGCTCAAGATATGATTGATAACAACTACTTTAGCCATAATTCTCCTACCTACGGTAGCCCTTTTGATATGATGAACGAATACGGTATAAACTATCAATATGCTGGAGAAAACCTTGCTCAAAACAGCTCAGTAGAAAGAGCTCACCAGTCATTAATGAATTCTAGTGGACATAGAAGAAACATATTAAATCCAGACTTTACACATATAGGTGTAGGAGTTAAACAAGCTGAACAAGGATATATATATGTAGAAATGTTTATAGGTGTACCTCAATAAGGAATATTATCACTTAGATAAAATCTAGAAAAAGGGTCATTAATTTTACTAAAATGACCCTTTCCTATACAATCATTTATTTTTTAAAAGATTATTTCAAAATTATGCTCACACTATAAAAAATAATCTAAACTAAATTCTTTCTAATAAATAATCTAAAACATTAGCAATATCTATTCTATCTTGCTCTAAAGAATTTCTATCTCTTATAGTTACTTTTTTATCATCTACACTATCAAAGTCAACAGTAATACAGTAAGGTGTACCAATTTCATCTTGTCTGCGGTAACGCTTACCAATACTCCCGCTTTCATCATATTCTACATTGAAACATTTATTTAGCTTCTCATAAATTTCTTTAGCCATACCACGTAGTGGTTCTTTTTTACTTAGTGGGAAAATAGCTGCTTTAATCGGAGCTAATTCTGGATTTAAGTTTAGATAAGTTCTAGTTGATCCATCCACTTCATCTTCTGTATAGGCATCAGTTAAGAATGCTAATAACATTCTATCTACTCCTACTGACGGTTCTACAACATAAGGTACAATATGTTCTCCTTTTTCATGATCAAATATAGTAAGCTTTTTATCTGAATGCTCAATATGAGATTTTAAATCAAAATCTGTTCTATTAGCAATACCCCATAATTCTTCCCAACCAAAAGCAAATTTATAAACTATATCAGTAGTTGCTTTGGAATAATGTGATAGCTTTTCTTCTGGATGATCACTATATTTCAATCGATCAGCTGACAATCCCATGTCAAGCAACCAATCCATTGTATATTGACGCCAATAAGTAAACCATTCTTCATCTTCACCTGGCATTACAAAGAACTCTAATTCCATTTGTTCAAATTCTCTAGTTCTAAAAATAAAATTTCCGGGTGTTATTTCATTTCTAAATGCTTTACCGATTTGTGCAATACCAAAAGGCAATTTAACTCTGGTAGTATCTACTACATTTTTAAAATTAGCAAATATGCCCTGAGCTGTTTCTGGTCTTAAATATACTTCACTTGTGGAATCTTCTACAACTCCTTGAAAGGTTTTAAACATTAGATTAAAGGATCTAGCATTTGTCCAATCTACATTACCACAACTTGGACACTTTAGTTCGTTTTCATGGATAATTTCTGTCATTTCATCTTCAGTTTTACCTTCTACATCTTCATTTATAGCATCTTCGATAATATGGTCAGCCCTAAAACGAGATTTACATGTTTTACAATCAATCAAAGCATCGTTAAAATTATTAAGATGACCTGAAGCTTCCCATGTTTTTGGGTGCATAATAATAGCAGAATCTAAACCTACTACATCTGCTCTTTCCTGAACAAAGCTTTTCCACCAAGCCTTTTTTACATTATTCTTAAGTTCTACACCCATAGGACCATAATCCCAGGTATTTGCCATCCCTCCATAGATCTCTGAGTTTTGATAAATAAAACCTCTTCTTTTACACAGAGCTACAATCTGAGTCATTAATTCTTCGCCACTAATTTCCTTCTTCATTAAAATAACCTCCTGAATATCTGTTTTTTTAAAATTTGTAATAAAAATAAAACCCTCAGACCAATAAGGCCTGAGGGTCCAAATTTGCGGACGGTTCCACCCCAGTTGTCAGAAAAAATACTGACCACTTGAATTTATGTACCTAAAATGCTGTGCCTTTCACAAATTATGCAGCCTTTCACCAACACTGCTCGCTATTATTTCTCATTTGCTACTATTCAGCTGTACACTATATACTATTTGCTATCTATTATAATAGCATACGAAGTCTTTTGTCAAGCACTGAAATTATAAACAGCCAGGGGTTCCACCATTATTCCTGTGATATTCAATACAAGCACAGCATAAACCATGTCTGTTGCAAGTAGTTGAAGCACATTTGCAATCTTCTTTATTAACAGGAATGTTTGGACAATCTTCTCTTTCTTTTAGCTTTGCCATTTCATTTCCCTCCTCTACAATTTAGTCAAGTTATACATACTTTAATAGGCTTCCATCAAAAGGGAAAACCTTTTTTTCTACTCTCGAGATTAAATCATATAATTCTTTTTTTGTTCTATTTATCAATTCTAATGGATAATTATATTTCCTGCTATTTTCTTCAAATTCATCCTGATCTACAACCTTCCAGTCTTCACCTTTATTTTTAACCAAATCTAGATCTAGATCCACAAATGTTAATACATCATCAGTTTCCCATGTGGCAGGTCTATTTATATTGCAGTAATAGCTCTCTGCTTTCTGATTATTAATATTTATAGCTAAAGTAAACCACTCTTTAAATGAAAAAAATTCTATAGATTGTTTATCAAAAATAAATTCCTTTTTCCGCGTAAAATGTGTTAATATTCGTCCAGTTTCTCCCTTTGTAATTAGATAGTTTTCATTTTCTTCTAATATTGTCACAGGCCACTGATAATGTTTTTTATTATTATATTTATATGATTTAACTGTAATAATTTTTGATTTCACCATACTCCTCCTAAATAAACACTAATGTTTCAATATGTTAAAATTCTATTTATATTTTATATTCAAGAGAATTCATTACTTTCCTTCTTTTGATTTAGAAAAGCTTATTATACAAACTGATTCTATAATTATAATAGCTATGTATTTGATATAATCTTAAAATTCTTCATATAATACTTAAGGAAAATAAAAAAATGTATTATAGTTTACTAAATTAATAGTAATAATAATATATACTAATAAAAAGAAGTAATACAAGAAAGTTTCTAAGGAGGTTAAATTCTATGGGAAAATATCAAATTGTAAAAAGTGTAAAAATGAATGAAGGTGAAGGAGCAAAAGTTAATAGAGTATTTCCTACTAATAACTATAATAAACATCATGATCCTTTTGTACTTATGGATGAATTTTTTGTAGAAGCGCCTGCAGCATTTCCACCACATGAACATAGAGGTTTTGAAGCTATTTCATATATGCTTGATGGCTCATTTAAGCATGAAGACAATCAGGGAAACAAAAGAGAAGTAAAAAAAGGTGGAATACAAGCTTTTAATGCAGGAAAAAGCATTGTACACTCAGAAGCACCTGGCGAGGATGGTCTAAGTCATGGAATTCAATTGTGGCTTAAATTACCAGAGAAGTTTAAACAATCTGATCCAGAATATTTTCAAGTTAATTCTAAGGATATGAAAGTCATAGAAGAAGAAGGTTTATACAGTAAAATAGTTATTGATAATAATACTCCTATCAATTTACACACAGACTTAGTTTATAAAGATATTAAAATAAATAAAGACAAAGAGTATAATTTAAAGCTAGATAATGATATGCTTGGAATTGTGTATCTGCTAGAAGGCAAACTAGAAATCGATGGTAAAGAAAGTATAAAAGCAAGTGAATCAATACTACTTAATAAAAATGATAAAATAAAATTAAAATCTCTTGAGAAAAGTAGATTCATTGAGTTAAAAGGAAAGCCACATAATGAAAATATAAGGATTCGAGGAAGTTTTGTAGAGTAGTGCAAAAAAAAGCAAATTTGCAGACATTACTGCTCATTTGCTTTTTTCTACTTAAAAATAGTTTTCTATATAATTTAGCATTTTAATTGTAGCTTCTATAGCTGCTGTTGTTTGATCAGGGTTTAAAGCTTTTGTTTTAAACTCTTTGTCCAAATAACTCCAGGTAATAACAGTTTCTACTAATGCATTGGTATGTCCTCCTGGAGGAATTGATACGTTATAGTCCATTAAAGCTGGAAGTTCTCTTTCTATAGAACTATATATCTGTGTAATAGCATTCATAAAAGCATCATATTGACCGTCTCCATTAGCAGAAGCTTCATATTGTTCATCATAAATATCAATACTTAATGTTGCTACAGGTTTCAAACCATGTGCATATGAAATATAATAATTGTTTAGTTTTACATTTTCTTCAATAAGATTATCTTCTAGAACATCAGAAACAATATATGGTAAATCTTCTATGGTAATATTCTTTTTCTTATCGCCTAATTCAATTACTCTTTCTGTAACTTTTCTTAATGAATCTTTATCTAGTTCTATACCTAATAAGTCCAGGTTATTCTTTATGCTGGCTTTACCAGATGTTTTACCTAAGGCATATTTTCTTATTCTACCAAATCGTTCTGGTAATAATTTATTATGATACAGATCACCCTTATTATCTCCATCAGCATGTACTCCGCAAACTTGAGTAAAAACATTGTCCCCAACAATAGGAGCATTAGCTGCAATTCTTTCACCACTAAATCTTTCTACTAAATCACTAATTTCATATAATTTGCTTTCTTCTACTGATGTTTTGCCTTTCAGATGATCATTAATACAGACTACTATCTCAGCAAGGTCTGTATTACCAGTTCTCTCTCCAAGACCGTTTACAGTAGTATGCAAGCCATTTACACCAGCATTTATTGCAGCTAATGAGTTGGCTGCCGCTAATCCATAATCATTATGTGCATGAAAATCAAATTTTAATCCAGGGAATTTGTTTACCATTTCTTTACAAAATCTTTCGGTTTCAACTGGACTTAAAACCCCCAATGTATCAGGTAGCATAAATCTCTTAATACCTTCATTTTTCAAACCTTCTATTAAGTTAATTACATATTGAGGCGAGTCTATCATACCATTAGACCAATCCTCTAAATAAAGATTTACATCAATTCCAAGTTCTTTAGCATATGCTATAGATTGTTTTAAGTCTGAAAGATGCTGCTCTGCTGTCTTTTTTAGCTGAATTTCAACATGCTTTAGCGAACCTTTACAAAGCATATTTACAACCCTAGCACCAGCTTCATAAATCCAATCCAATGATTTATTCCCATCTATAAATCCTAATACTTCTATTTGATCTAGAATTTTATGTTCTTTAGCCCATTTTGTAATTTCTTTAACAGAAGCTAATTCTCCTTGAGATACTCTTGCAGAAGCAATTTCAATCCTATCTACTTTAACTTCTTTCAACAAAAATTTAGCTATACTTAATTTTTCGATAGCTGTAAATGAAACACCTGATGTCTGTTCTCCATCTCTTAACGTGGTATCCATTATTTCTACTTTCATACTATTCCTCCTCTACTTCTATCGGGATACATTTAAAATATTATAGCTTATCTACCATAGAATGTCAACTAAAGTTATGAAAAAACCTTCATTGCATATTACATATACTTTTTAAAAATTTCACTAATATACTCCTTTTCTAAATGTTTTCTTATATCCTCTTTATTTAATATTCTATTTCGATAACTTTGATATAAGTCTAATAACTGCTCAACGTCTTTTTTATTAATTATGGATAAATCAAGGATGTACGAATTGCTAATATCATTAGGCTCAAATTTTTTCAAGCCATTTCCGCAAGTCCTTGCATTCTCTTCAATAATATCTTTAGCTAAGTCTGTTAATAGATAGGCTTTTAATAATGAAAAATACTCTTTTTTTTCTGGATAAATACAATGAAAAGCTGTTAAATTATAGACAGCTGCTTCATTAATAATAAAAGAAATTTTACCCCGATTAAAAACTTTAACTAAAATTTCAGCCGGAGCTATGTTTTCTATGCTATACCATGGTTTTCTATTACTTGTTAGATACCTTCTGTCATAAGCTGCTCTAGAACCATATTTTATGTACTCTTTTATATTTTCATCCTGTCCATCTTCCTGATGGGCATTTAGCAAATATACTTTTTTCTCTTCTTTCAATAATTTATCCCAATCCTCTTTTATAAAAAAATCGTTTTTAGCATATATTGCTCTACTTAGACAAGGCAAGAGATATTTTTTCTTTATTTTTCTTGCCTCCTTTTCAACACTATTTAATAAAAAAAACTTATTTGCCCCTGTTGCAATACCTCTATGAACACGGGCATATTTAGATAGGGGAACAAGATTTTTATAGTGCTTTTTCCTTTTCCTCAAATAATAAAAAGTCCATTTTTTTTCTGGATCAATTTTTTCTAAAACTATAGATTTCTTATTGTTAACATTTAAGTTATTTAGAGAATTTAAACTATCTTTATCCTCAAAAAAATTAAGAAATTCCTTTTTACTCTTAATATTTAAAAAAGAAATTTTTCTTTTATTTTTAATCTTTTTATTTTCAAATAATAAAATTGAACTGCTAGTAACAGGTTCAAAGATATTATAATTCAAGAATATTACATGTCTTAATGATGCAAACTCTTTAATTATTTTTTTTATTTCTACACCATAATCTGCATTCATAAAGTCCGAAGGTATAATATATGCCATTCTACCATTTTCCTTGAGTTCATAAAGAGATTTTAATAAAAATAATATATATAAATTGCTAAAGCCAGATAAATTAATATCCAGCTTTTGATTAAAATATTTTATTAATTTTTTACTATTATATTTTTTATATATCAAATAAGGTGGATTAGAAATAATAGTATCATATTTTTTTCCCCAGTTAATTAAGTAATCATCATTAAAGATCTTTATTTGATCACTGCAAGGAAAGATATCCGTACTTAATTTATATAAATATTGATCTTTTTCATAAGCATGGAAGTTCATATGCTTCTTCTTCTTAATAATTTTCTCCAGAAAAATACCGGTTCCAAGAGCAGGATCAAGTATATTGTAGCTATCTTTATAGTCTTCCATAATCCAATCTACCATAAATTCAGCAATATATGAAGGAGTAAAAAATTGACCTTTCTTTTTCCTCTCATCATCTGAAGTTTCTTTATAGTATTTCTTTTCTAATTGATTTTTAAGTTGATAATAATTTTCTTTGATCATCATAATACTTTTCATCCTTTATGCTTGTTATTAATATTTTTAAGAATTGGTTGTAATTGTTCTCCTTCTAAAGCCTTTCTGACGGTAGCTATAGTCAAATCAAATTTTGCAACTAAGGAATTGGGTTTTTTTTGATAGTTATCCTGAGCAAATGGTATAAAATATACATTTTTATTAGCTAATAAGATCCCTAAATTCTTAGCATTAATTCCCAGACCATCATTTGTAGCAATTCCAATAACTACTGCTTTGTTGTTTCTAAGCATACCTTTCATTACCATCAAAGCAGGTGAGTCACATGAGCCATCAGCTAATTTAGCTAGAGAATTACCAGTACAGGGTGATAAGATAGCTAAATCTACAGGATGAACTACACCTATAGGCTCTGCACCTTCCATAGTTTTAATAACTTCCTTTTTACAAATATCTTCTAATGCAGCAATGAAATCCTTAGCTTTACCAAATCTACTATCTGTCTTTGCTACTTCATAAGAAATTATAGGATATACTTCGGCTCCTTCTTTCACTAAATTCTCTACCTGGGGAATCACCTGATCAAATACACAATATGAACCTGTTAAAGCAAAAGCAATCTTTAATCCTTCTAATAACATAATAAGCCTCCTTTTTTTTCTTTATAATAGAGAATATGTTAGAAGAAGAATGTCCTATTAATACTATATCTTATTTTCATTTTTTTTACAGTCTGGACAAATCCCAAATAATTTTATATTGTGGTCAATAATCGTATAATTTGTCTCAGAACAGACCTTTTTTTGATAGTCCTGCAAAGGACAATCAAGGGGGACAATGTCATCACAATCTACGCATATCAAATGATGATGGTGTTCACCCCTAACTAATTCAAAATAGCTTTCTTTATTATTTATATCTAAATCCATTTTTCGGAGGATATCGCAATCCTCAAAATGATTTAAATTTCTATAAACTGTGGATAATTGTAATTTCGGAAATTTCTCTTCTAATTTCTGAAAAATATGCAAGGCTGTAATGGGGCGCTCTGCTTCAAGTAAGACATCAATAATTGCCTCTCTTTGTTTAGTTAGCCTTATTCCTTTTTCCTTTAAAACTATTATAAAATCATCTAATTCTCTTTTCATTTCATACTCCTTTTAACAGCGTTATATATTATTACTATAAATAAACAAAAAACATTAGTAAGGATAATTGTACCCCCAGGGGCTAAGTCCAGATAAAAAGATATAATTAAACCAGAATTTACAGAAATTATTGCTGTGATTACACTATATATAACTGTTTGTTTAAAACTTTTAGCAATTTGCAGTGCTGTTGCAACTGGTAAGCTTATCAGTGATGAAATCAATAAACCACCTACAATTCGCATTGATAGAGAAACTGTAATAGCTATTAAAATTATAAACAAAGTATTCAAGAATCTAACAGGAACCCCAGCCAATCTCGCATCTTTCTCATTAAAAGCCAGAAAAAAGAAACCATAATAATAGATAAATATCACCAATACTATAGCTATACTTAATGGAATTACTGTATATAAATCTGTAATAGTAACTAATGTAATACTTCCAAAAAGATAACTCATAATTCCAGCTGAATTTCTGGATAGACTTATTAAAATTGTTGCTAAGCCTAGCCCAGTTGCTAATACAATGCTTAAAGACAATTCTGCATAATCACTGTAATCTTCTCTTAGTTTTTCTATCCCTAAGGCTGCCAATAAGGCTACTAGAATTGCTACTGGAATTGGATAAACTCCTATTAATAAAGCTAAAGCTATACCTGCTAGAGCTACATGTGACAGTGTATGACCAATTAAAGACAAGCGCTTGAGTATTAAGAATACTCCTATCAAAGGTGCTATAATAGCAATCATATTACCTACTATAAAAGCTCTCTGCATAAACGAATATGTAAAAACTTCAAGCATATGAATCACTTTCCTCTGAATGATCATGCTCAGGAAGAAATACTCTATCATTATTAACTTTTTTTACATAATCATCATAAGTAAAGTCATCAGCAGAATGAAGAAATAGATCACCATCAGAAAAGCAGGCAATTTTATTTGCCTCACTACTAACAATATGTATGTCATGAGAGATCATCACTATACTTATTCCTAATTCACGATTAAGTTTATTAATAATACTCATAAACTCCTTTTGATTATTTTCATCTACTCCAACCAAAGGCTCATCCAAAAATATAATCTCAGGGTCTGTTACTAGAGTTCGAGCTATAAATACTCTCTGTTGTTGTCCCCCAGAAAGTTTGCCAATCTGTCGATCTTTATACTGATACATATCCAGTAATTTAAGGCTTTCATCAATCTTCTTTGATAATTCTTTTTTTAATAATTTAAAATATCCCATCTTAAAATAAAGATTTGCAGCAATAACTTCCCGCACAGTTGCAGGAAAGCTTTGATTAAATTCCTTTACCTGTTGGGATATATATCCTATTTTAGACCAGCTTTTAAAATTACTTACATTTTCACCCAAAAGCTCTATAGAACCACTACTAGCTTTTAATTCCCCAATGATTAATTTCATCAATGTTGTTTTTCCAGAACCATTAGAACCAAGCAAAGCAAGAAAATCACCTTTTGCAACTTTTAGATTAATATTTTTCAAAACTACCTGCTCATCATATTTAAAAGAAACATTCTTTACTTTAATGACATTGTTCATCTATCTCACCACTTATACTATATTTTAATGCAAATTATTCCTTTATCTATTATTTGCAAATTATTTGCATTTATACTTTAATCTTATTTAATATCTAGATAGAAGTCAAGTAGCATAGTCTTCTTTACTTAACTATAGTTTTAATATAGTACAAGAATTGAAATTTAACTATCAAATAGCTTAATCGTATTTTTTTAAAAATAGATTTTTGCTAATTTCAAAAAACATCTCTAATTCAAAGCCTTACCCTTTAAATAATTAAAATTCTTACCCTGATATCTATTATATTTTTCCATCTTTTTTTCTATCATATCATGTATCTCCCACCATTTATATCCCCAATTTACAAACAAAGTTTTCTCTCCAGGTGCTCTACCTAATAATCTTTGTACAGCTATTTCGGGTTTCAAATGCTCTAAAAATACTATTACTCTTTCGATGTATTCTTCCAGGCTTATTATCTCTAATTCACCTTTTTGATATAAACGTCCAAGTTCAGTGTCTTCTCTGATATAAAGAGCATGTAATTTAACATTATCAACATCTAATGCTGATAAAACTTTAGCGTTTTCTACTACATCAATCATCTTATCCCCTGGAAGATTTAAAATTAAATGTACAGCAAGATTTATTGCATATTTTTTTGCTATTAAAACTGCATCTATAAGCTCTGCCAAAGTATGTCCTCTATTGACCTTATCAAGAGTATGATAATTTACAGTTTGTAAACCTAATTCAAGACTAAGAGTTACTTCAGGTCTTTTTTCTGCAATTAAGGCTACTATTTCTTCTAAATATTCCTCACTAACACAATCAGGCCTTGTTGACAGTGTAATATCTACTATCTCATCAATTTCTAAGCTCTCATCAATATATTTCTTCAACTGCTCAAGAGGAAGATAGGTATTAGTGAAATTTTGAAAATAGGCAATAAACTTTTTTGCTTTATATTTGCTAGCAATATGGTCTTTATTTTTTAAGAGCTGTTCTTTTACAGGCAAATCAGAAGAATGGTTCTCAAAAGCAGTAGCCTCTTCACCACAAAAAGCACAGCCACCTCTTCCTAAATTACCGTCTCTATTAGGACAAGTCAAGTCTAAATGAATTGGCAATTTATATGTTTTAGCTCCGTATTTTTCTTTTAAATAAGTAGAATATCGATAATATACAGACATATATTAGCTCCTTTTCCATTCTTGTATTATTTACTTAATATCTGTTATTTACTTCAGATTGACCAAGTTTATAACTCTATTTCCTTAACGTCTTCGAATGATTGCTAAAATTTGAGGAGATTTTTTCTGATTTAAAAACTTATAGTTTAATACATTATATTTCTTATTATCCAAGTCTAAAGAAAAATTCTTAATAGCTTCCAATTCTTCTTGACCACCAGAATGCCCTGTATAAATAACCAGCACTATTATTCCTCCAACACATAGTAACTCAATTCCTTTTTTCAGGGCTTTTATTGTAGTATTTTTCTTAGTAATAAT from Halanaerobiaceae bacterium ANBcell28 includes:
- a CDS encoding CAP domain-containing protein, translated to MKKILTIPILFITIILLLSSCIDQERTQSVEPLTSSIFRMAEVRYARLLENTEVKSGASVNHQTLTTLQANEVVRVLGRLDDWYVIRFDNFRVGVIDSTHTEPVVRDGRRRPGTREPSERPIDERADVEEPISPDPDETGTDPDRNGEIEEPRDPALRPEPTPEPTPEPTPEPEEQTPPVRDEPIEAATDQERQLINLVNQERRRYGLPELIEDPELSRVARVKAQDMIDNNYFSHNSPTYGSPFDMMNEYGINYQYAGENLAQNSSVERAHQSLMNSSGHRRNILNPDFTHIGVGVKQAEQGYIYVEMFIGVPQ
- a CDS encoding alpha-isopropylmalate synthase regulatory domain-containing protein is translated as MKVEIMDTTLRDGEQTSGVSFTAIEKLSIAKFLLKEVKVDRIEIASARVSQGELASVKEITKWAKEHKILDQIEVLGFIDGNKSLDWIYEAGARVVNMLCKGSLKHVEIQLKKTAEQHLSDLKQSIAYAKELGIDVNLYLEDWSNGMIDSPQYVINLIEGLKNEGIKRFMLPDTLGVLSPVETERFCKEMVNKFPGLKFDFHAHNDYGLAAANSLAAINAGVNGLHTTVNGLGERTGNTDLAEIVVCINDHLKGKTSVEESKLYEISDLVERFSGERIAANAPIVGDNVFTQVCGVHADGDNKGDLYHNKLLPERFGRIRKYALGKTSGKASIKNNLDLLGIELDKDSLRKVTERVIELGDKKKNITIEDLPYIVSDVLEDNLIEENVKLNNYYISYAHGLKPVATLSIDIYDEQYEASANGDGQYDAFMNAITQIYSSIERELPALMDYNVSIPPGGHTNALVETVITWSYLDKEFKTKALNPDQTTAAIEATIKMLNYIENYF
- a CDS encoding pirin family protein; the encoded protein is MGKYQIVKSVKMNEGEGAKVNRVFPTNNYNKHHDPFVLMDEFFVEAPAAFPPHEHRGFEAISYMLDGSFKHEDNQGNKREVKKGGIQAFNAGKSIVHSEAPGEDGLSHGIQLWLKLPEKFKQSDPEYFQVNSKDMKVIEEEGLYSKIVIDNNTPINLHTDLVYKDIKINKDKEYNLKLDNDMLGIVYLLEGKLEIDGKESIKASESILLNKNDKIKLKSLEKSRFIELKGKPHNENIRIRGSFVE
- a CDS encoding DegV family protein, which translates into the protein MENKIALITDSTCDLPKDLLDKFSIEVWPLKIIYKDNEYQDRIDISPKEIYDRFEEEIPSTSMPSPAEMQSKFEELKDKGFTHVIAILISSGLSGTYNVCKMASEGVEGLKIEVIDSKLLSLGLGRLVLYARNLIDEGKLGFEEMVENIKNKTDDVNLNFVVGTLKYLKAGGRIGRVRGTIGELLNIKPIISINEEGVYYTIDKARSRKASLNKLFNNLKEKVKDGLCYVDVLHANAEEEAQALIDKFKKLSNVKGTFFGEVGPAIAVHAGPGLIGVCVTYLSNKTFDLE
- a CDS encoding DUF402 domain-containing protein, whose translation is MKSKIITVKSYKYNNKKHYQWPVTILEENENYLITKGETGRILTHFTRKKEFIFDKQSIEFFSFKEWFTLAININNQKAESYYCNINRPATWETDDVLTFVDLDLDLVKNKGEDWKVVDQDEFEENSRKYNYPLELINRTKKELYDLISRVEKKVFPFDGSLLKYV
- a CDS encoding glycine--tRNA ligase; translation: MKKEISGEELMTQIVALCKRRGFIYQNSEIYGGMANTWDYGPMGVELKNNVKKAWWKSFVQERADVVGLDSAIIMHPKTWEASGHLNNFNDALIDCKTCKSRFRADHIIEDAINEDVEGKTEDEMTEIIHENELKCPSCGNVDWTNARSFNLMFKTFQGVVEDSTSEVYLRPETAQGIFANFKNVVDTTRVKLPFGIAQIGKAFRNEITPGNFIFRTREFEQMELEFFVMPGEDEEWFTYWRQYTMDWLLDMGLSADRLKYSDHPEEKLSHYSKATTDIVYKFAFGWEELWGIANRTDFDLKSHIEHSDKKLTIFDHEKGEHIVPYVVEPSVGVDRMLLAFLTDAYTEDEVDGSTRTYLNLNPELAPIKAAIFPLSKKEPLRGMAKEIYEKLNKCFNVEYDESGSIGKRYRRQDEIGTPYCITVDFDSVDDKKVTIRDRNSLEQDRIDIANVLDYLLERI